One part of the Lasioglossum baleicum unplaced genomic scaffold, iyLasBale1 scaffold0847, whole genome shotgun sequence genome encodes these proteins:
- the LOC143220377 gene encoding tyramine/octopamine receptor-like, with product MNFRSRAALEVAGYFAAERLRPSARRGNYDRPDSDCYLAITCIPKRVRYFCARNGKWRPAEQEQRDQTRYRLSEDIGYVVYSALGSFYIPSCIMVFVYIRIYFAAKARARRGIRKQPRPRAVVPPESPDVRQTSFTQSTPATETKKPPGSVMENVATIENQPVQIPIVTCDFASDVSTSEADPGGGSSIPMEEKDTLKVTIPVPVQKSSLKATLSVNGDGQSSVPPRSRALSVGIDVDMVSEFDPSSSDSGVVTRCAVVKPLKLRLCQPIFGRRNLGKLKKEHSDGGRASGKDESGTEPKSSKPRDPEREKRRLARKKEKRATLILGFIMGSFIACWLPFFVLYIAKPLFPGIEIPTQAFVIAFWLGYMNSALNPFIYTVFNKDFRRAFRRILFK from the exons ATGAATTTTCGTTCTCGCGCGGCGCTCGAAGTTGCTGGTTACTTCGCGGCAGAGCGACTGCGACCGAGTGC ACGGAGAGGGAATTACGACAGACCCGATTCCGACTGCTACCTCGCTATCACGTGTATTCCCAAGAGGGTTCGTTACTTCTGCGCTCGGAACGGCAAATGGCGGCCAGCTGAGCAGGAGCAGAGGGACCAAACGCGATACCGA CTTTCAGAGGACATCGGCTACGTCGTTTATTCCGCGCTCGGCAGCTTCTACATCCCGTCGTGCATCATGGTGTTCGTGTACATACGGATTTACTTCGCGGCGAAGGCTCGCGCGCGGCGCGGCATCCGGAAGCAACCGCGTCCTCGCGCGGTCGTGCCGCCGGAGTCCCCGGATGTCAGGCAGACCAGCTTCACGCAGAGCACGCCGGCCACCGAGACCAAGAAGCCACCGGGTTCGGTCATGGAGAACGTCGCCACCATCGAGAACCAGCCGGTTCAGATCCCCATCGTCACCTGCGACTTTGCCAGCGACGTCAGTACTTCCGAGGCCGATCCCGGCGGAGGAAGCAGCATTCCCATGGAGGAGAAGGACACGCTCAAG GTGACGATCCCGGTGCCGGTGCAAAAGAGCAGCCTGAAGGCGACGCTGTCGGTGAACGGCGACGGGCAATCGAGCGTGCCGCCGCGAAGCAGGGCGCTGAGCGTCGGCATCGACGTCGACATGGTGTCCGAGTTCGACCCGTCGTCCTCCGACAGCGGCGTCGTGACCAGGTGCGCTGTGGTGAAGCCTCTGAAGCTGCGGCTCTGCCAGCCGATCTTCGGTCGCAGGAACCTGGGCAAGTTGAAGAAAGAGCACAGCGACGGAGGCCGGGCGTCCGGCAAGGACGAGTCGGGCACCGAGCCCAAGTCCTCCAAGCCACGGGAcccggagagagagaagaggagacTGGCGAGGAAGAAGGAGAAACGAGCGACTCTGATACTCGGCTTTATCATGGGCAGCTTCATCGCCTGCTGGCTACCGTTCTTCGTCCTTTACATCGCGAAACCTCTGTTCCCGGGCATCGAGATACCCACTCAGGCGTTCGTCATCGCCTTCTGGCTGGGCTACATGAACTCTGCCCTCAACCCCTTCATTTACACCGTCTTCAACAAGGACTTCCGCCGCGCGTTCCGCAGGATACTCTTCAAATAA